In Betta splendens chromosome 22, fBetSpl5.4, whole genome shotgun sequence, the following proteins share a genomic window:
- the alkbh1 gene encoding nucleic acid dioxygenase ALKBH1: protein MNKMAASMVQTGEDAFRKIFKYYKRRNPPPDFSDVLDFSKTTLLDKVVAVTLNPAAVSDVEAATVGLQPVRSWRAFSLQGHPGFIFICNPFLPGSQPFWVRQCLKTYPQKPNVCNLDMHMCPTDTQDIWGKSLRGLSVLPSAKRQEKTLLERLRWVTLGYHYNWDAKTYSADHYTPFPADLQTLSVQITAACGFPGFSPEAGILNYYRSDSSLGIHVDESELDHSRPLLSLSFGQTAIFLLGGLCRKDPPAALYMHSGDVMVMSGQSRLLYHAVPRIVPAPQRHPDLEVDSHNLALSRQDGAVVESVSEEDWAVCSRYIQSSRVNVTVRQVLGPGQSFPQTSTDVKQTAHSTEEGQSGKRKRSETAQT from the exons ATGAACAAGATGGCGGCCTCCATGGTGCAGACAGGAGAAGACGCGTTTAGGAAAATATTCAAGTATTACAAGAGACGAAACCCTCCGCCAGATTTCAGCGACGTCTTAGATTTTTCTAAAACAACACTGCTTGACAAG GTCGTTGCAGTCACACTGAACCCTGCTGCAGTGAGCGACGTGGAGGCTGCCACGGTTGGATTACAGCCGGTCAGAAGCTGGAGAGCCTTCAGTCTGCAGGGGCACCCAG gcttcatcttcatctgcaACCCGTTTCTGCCCGGCTCCCAACCCTTCTGGGTCAGACAGTGTCTGAAGACCTACCCACAAAAGCCCAATGTGTGCAATCTGGACATGCACATGTGCCCCACCGACACCCAGGACATCTGGGGGAAGAGCCTACGGGGGCTCAG TGTCCTTCCTTCTgcaaaaagacaagaaaagacTTTACTGGAGAGGCTGCGCTGGGTAACACTAGGATATCATTACAACTGGGATGCAAAG ACCTACTCTGCCGACCACTACACTCCTTTCCCAGCTGATCTCCAGACGCTGTCCGTCCAAATAACAGCTGCCTGTGGCTTCCCAGGATTTTCCCCAGAGGCGGGAATCCTCAACTACTATCGATCTGATTCTTCTCTAGGAATCCATGTAGATGAATCTGAACTAGATCACAGCCGCCCACTGCTGTCCCTCAG TTTTGGGCAGACTGCCATCTTTCTTCTGGGAGGACTGTGTAGAAAGGATCCACCCGCAGCGCTGTACATGCACAGTGGGGATGTGATGGTGATGTCAGGACAGAGCCGTCTCCTGTACCACGCCGTTCCACGCATCGTCCCAGCGCCGCAGAGACATCCAGATTTAGAGGTGGACAGCCACAACTTGGCTTTGAGCCGGCAGGACGGTGCAGTGGTGGAGTCTGTGTCAGAGGAAGACTGGGCCGTGTGTTCCAGGTACATCCAGAGCTCCAGAGTCAATGTGACTGTCAGACAGGTGCTGGGGCCTGGACAGAGCTTCCCACAAACAAGCACTGATGTAAAGCAGACAGCTCACAGCACGGAGGAGGGACAGAgtgggaagaggaagaggagcgagacTGCACAGACATGA
- the slirp gene encoding SRA stem-loop-interacting RNA-binding protein, mitochondrial — MAAPTKKVFEIFVTRVPWTVANREIREYFGQFGTVKRCKLLFDKDTGFHKGFCWIGFATEEGLNNALKKEPHLLEGAKLQVQRNRTSFVDHRSHRDNDDD; from the exons ATGGCGGCGCCGACTAAGAAAGTTTTCGAGATTTTTGTGACAAGGGTTCCATGGACTGTAGCCAACA gagAGATAAGGGAATACTTTGGACAGTTTGGGACTGTAAAGAGGTGTAAGCTGCTATTT GATAAAGACACAGGTTTCCACAAAGGCTTCTGCTGGATTGGATTCGCAACAGAGGAAGGACTCAACAACGCACTTAAGAAAGAGCCACATTTATTAGAGGGAGCAAAG ctccAGGTTCAGAGAAACAGAACTTCATTTGTAGACCATAGGTCACATAGGGACAATGATGATGACTGA
- the adck1 gene encoding aarF domain-containing protein kinase 1 isoform X5 — protein sequence MSSHIAYNKIIVVYAPLQRNYVNHNSLLSRLRTHEKVKPQPASKNGSARRDTVFSMARRLVRISSLATVAFGASGFFLYNTRVDLNDLSLVRFGRAAATTAVISYDYLTAFKEVEHGTEEYWALKSKVHRRSAERLRDLCCANRGTFIKVGQHLGALDYLLPEEYTSTLKVLHSRAPQSSMEEIQQVIREDLGKEVSELFASFEERPQGAASLAQVHRAVLHDGRTVAVKVQHPKVQRQSSRDIMVMEVLVRAVHWLFPDFSFVWLVEEAKKNMPLELDFLNEGRNAERVAAMLGHFPFLKIPKIHWDLSTKRILTMEFAEGGQVNDRDYMEKHSINVNKISENLGKLYSEMIFVHGFVHCDPHPGNVLVHKCPQTKQTEIVLLDHGLYQVLEPDFRLNYCRLWQSLINGDMSGVERYSRRLGAGDLFPLFACVLTARSWTSVNAGISSVPVTASEIYRSVGPISSHKTQRRPSCQGC from the exons ATGTCATCACATATTGCTTATAACAAAATAATAGTCGTATACGCGCCTTTGCAGCGGAACTACGTCAACCATAATTCTTTGCTGTCACGTCTAAGAACACACGAAAAGGTCAAACCTCAACCGGCAAGTAAGAACGGCAGCGCGCGTAGAGACACTG TGTTTTCGATGGCCAGGCGACTCGTCAGAATCTCATCTTTGGCCACTGTGGCGTTTGGTGCTTCTGGGTTTTTCTTGTACAACACACGCGTGGACCTCAATGACCTGAGTTTGGTTCGCTTTGGACGAGCTGCAGCCACT ACGGCGGTCATCAGTTATGACTACCTGACGGCCTTCAAGGAGGTGGAGCACGGAACAGAAGAATACTGGGCCTTGAAGTCCAAG GTGCATCGTCGATCTGCAGAGCGTCTTCGTGATTTATGCTGTGCCAACCGAGGTACGTTCATCAAGGTGGGTCAGCACCTCGGTGCCCTGGACTACCTGCTTCCTGAGGAGTATACGTCCACGCTGAAGGTGCTCCACAGCCGGGCTCCACAGAGCAGCATGGAGGAGATCCAGCAGGTCATCAGGGAAGACCTGGGCAAGGAG GTGTCAGAGTTATTCGCCTCATTTGAGGAACGTCCTCAAGGTGCGGCCTCTTTAGCGCAGGTCCACAGGGCAGTGCTGCATGACGGGCGGACCGTGGCCGTTAAGGTCCAGCACCCCAAGGTCCAGAGGCAGAGCTCCAGGGACATAATGGTGATGGAG GTGCTGGTACGAGCAGTCCATTGGCTCTTCCCTGACTTCTCCTTCGTgtggctggtggaggaggccaAGAAGAACATGCCACTGGAGCTGGACTTCCTCAACGAAGGGCGCAACGCCGAGCGCGTGGCCGCCATGCTGGGACACTTCCCCTTCCTGAAG ATTCCTAAGATCCATTGGGATCTGTCCACTAAGAGGATCCTCACCATGGAGTTTGCTGAAGGGGGGCAGGTCAACGACAGGGACTACATGGAGAAACACAGCATCAATGTCAACAAG ATCTCAGAGAACCTGGGGAAGCTCTACAGCGAGATGATCTTCGTCCATGGCTTTGTTCACTGTGACCCGCACCCGGGCAACGTGCTGGTGCACAAGTGCCCCCAGACCAAGCAGACGGAGATCGTCCTGCTCGACCACGGCCTCTATCAG GTCCTGGAGCCCGACTTCCGGCTGAACTACTGTCGACTGTGGCAGTCTCTGATCAACGGCGACATGTCGGGGGTGGAGCGCTACAGCCGCCGACTGGGAGCGGGAGACCTGTTCCCACTGTTCGCCTGCGTGCTGACTGCTCGCTCCTGGACCAGCGTCAACGCCGGCATCAGCTCGGTTCCTGTCACAGCCTCTGAG